From Plasmodium yoelii strain 17X genome assembly, chromosome: 7, one genomic window encodes:
- a CDS encoding small GTP-binding protein sar1, putative: protein MFIINWFRDILAHLGLSQKSARILFLGLDNAGKTTLLHMLKDDRVAQHVPTLHPHSEELVVGKIRFKTFDLGGHETARRIWRDYFAAVDAVVFMIDTTDRSRFNEAREELKHLLETEELSNVPFVVLGNKIDKPDAASEDELRQHLNLFSNSTISNIKGRTGVRPVELFMCSVIRRMGYAAAFKWISQFLT from the exons atgtttataataaattg GTTTCGAGACATTTTGGCCCATTTAGGGTTATCACAAAAGAGCGCtagaatattatttttgg gaTTGGATAATGCTGGTAAGACGACCTTATTGCATATGCTTAAAGATGATAGAGTTGCTCAACATGTTCCAACTTTACATCCACATTCAGAAGAATTAGTTGTTGGAAAAATCAGATTTAAAACATTTGATTTGGGAGGTCATGAAACAGCAAGGAGAATATGGAGAGATTATTTTGCAGCAGTTGATGCAGTTGTATTTATGATTGACACAACAGATCGATCACGATTTAATGAAGCAAGAGAAGAattaaaacatttattaGAAACAGAAGAATTAAGTAATGTTCCATTTGTGGTATTAggaaataaaatagataaaCCTGATGCAGCAAGTGAAGATGAACTAAGACaacatttaaatttattttcaaattcaACAATTAGTAATATCAAAGGACGTACAGGTGTTAGACCAGTAGAATTATTTATGTGTAGTGTTATAAGAAGAATGGGATATGCAGCTGCCTTTAAATGGATATCTCAATTTTTAACATAA
- a CDS encoding repressor of RNA polymerase III transcription MAF1, putative, protein MINLDIENLNDINLILEKLDAHDRFIEATIELFEADKYNNNNCEGCNCEGANFEGANYDRCAIKNKKQIQDIVNNKEKTYILSNIINILNYVFPDYEFKYLNNSNYKSIKNLNSVIDNINYNLFYLVENIYRGFNKKVWKLLKELIDFKSCDIYTYLNNTDKDPYIDKQSISSFNYFFFAKKTKRILFISCITKPKYKNQNDEDFNNIYMTIQDEPSINPQNDYDENCSSSS, encoded by the coding sequence atgataaatttagATATCGAGAACCTTAATGATATTAAtctaattttagaaaaattagATGCCCATGATCGATTTATCGAAGCTACTATTGAACTGTTTGAAGcagataaatataataacaataattgtGAGGGTTGCAATTGTGAAGGAGCCAATTTTGAAGGGGCCAATTATGACCGTTGCGCTATTAAGAATAAAAAGCAAATCCAAGAtatagtaaataataaagaaaaaacatatattctgtcaaatataataaatatattaaattatgttTTTCCAGATTATGAATTTAAATATCTAAACAACTCAAATTATAaatctataaaaaatttaaatagtgttatagataatataaattataatttattttatttagttgaaaatatttatcgaggttttaataaaaaagtatggaaattattaaaagaacTAATTGATTTTAAATCTTgtgatatatatacatatttaaataatactgATAAAGATCCATATATAGATAAACAAAGCATTTCaagttttaattattttttttttgcaaaaaaaacaaaaagaatattatttatttcatgtaTAACGAAaccaaaatataaaaatcaaaatgaCGAAGAttttaacaatatatatatgacaaTTCAAGATGAACCTTCTATTAATCCTCAAAATGATTATGACGAAAATTGTTCATCTAGTTCGTAA
- a CDS encoding prohibitin-like protein PHBL, putative, which translates to MLIIKMKEKILGIINCVKFDKSNNMWRMRYYFYNLRVKRNFVFFTKNYKNIILNSDKKNIYHFYYSNKINKERNELEINPDKDNKNIEKRDNELKKKNEIKFKSGKSCFLGITCFIISLFFYCTLQKVPEGYICLLENKKDKTVLPYIYDDLMTFFFNPIKYNVIFIRIIPIHKKYTNIYETYDKKKVQVKLKIKLKPKIPFIREIYSSFGVNYSTNFIKKELDIDIKNVIKNYKLDSFIISNKNKSDSINEISPDDIIDEIVDRFYDTSIFHKIVILDVLLSFEPVNEES; encoded by the coding sequence atgttaattataaaaatgaaagaaaaaatattaggAATTATAAATTGTGTAAAATTTGATAAGTCTAACAATATGTGGAGGATgagatattatttttataatttgaggGTTAAAagaaattttgtttttttcacaaaaaattataaaaatataattttaaatagtgataaaaaaaatatatatcatttttattatagtaataaaataaataaggaAAGAAATGAATTAGAAATAAACCCtgataaagataataaaaatatagaaaaaagagataatgaattaaaaaaaaaaaatgaaataaaattcaaAAGTGGAAAAAGTTGTTTTTTAGGAATAacttgttttattatatcattatttttttattgtacTCTTCAAAAAGTTCCAGAAggttatatatgtttattagaaaataaaaaagataaaacaGTTTtgccatatatatatgatgatttaatgacatttttttttaaccctataaaatataatgttatatttataagaaTTATTCctattcataaaaaatatacaaatatatatgaaacatatgataaaaaaaaagttcaaGTTAAATTAAAAATCAAACTTAAACCCAAAATTCCATTCATTCGAGAAATTTATAGTTCTTTTGGTGTAAATTATAgtacaaattttataaaaaaagaattagatattgatataaaaaatgttataaaaaattacaaactTGATAGTTTTAtaatttcaaataaaaataaatctgattcaataaatgaaatatctCCAGATGATATAATTGATGAGATTGTAGATAGATTCTATGACACTTCTATTTTTCACAAAATAGTTATATTAGATGTGTTATTATCATTTGAACCCGTAAATGAAGAAAGCTAA